The following coding sequences are from one Stegostoma tigrinum isolate sSteTig4 chromosome 11, sSteTig4.hap1, whole genome shotgun sequence window:
- the LOC132210216 gene encoding ral guanine nucleotide dissociation stimulator-like, which yields MEEPSTSQKASEKSLKYVDTASSGGLSNSGAPAKPNYNIAKSRRRAGLGSCWCATRRRDNRQNEKSCLIRVRLEEDRAQEFKIILVTNQDRVSEIFHKAMTVLKFEPERPQDFDLTQIIESNKVLILPANAILYYAMNKEVNHNFILRFTERRSSRLCKF from the exons atggaagagccgagcacttcgcaaaaagcgtcagaaaag tcattaaaATACGTGGATACTGCCTCTTCTGGAGGtttatccaacagtggtgcaCCAGCAAAACCAAATTACAACATAGCCAAGTCTCGTAGGCGTGCaggtttgggcagctgctggtgtgcaacacgtcggagggacaaccgccagaatgagaaaagctgcctcatccgagtcagattagaggaggacagagcacaagaattcaaaattattttg gtgactaatcaagatcgGGTTTCCGAAATCTTCCACAAAGCCATGACCGTgctcaaatttgaacccgagcgTCCTCAGGACTTTGATCTcacacagatcattgaatcaaataaag tgctcatacttccggccAATGCCATCCTGTATTACGCAATGAACAAGGAAGTGAATCACaacttcatcctgagattcaccgAAAGAAGATCTTCACgtctatgcaagttttag